In Fusarium oxysporum f. sp. lycopersici 4287 chromosome 2, whole genome shotgun sequence, a genomic segment contains:
- a CDS encoding hypothetical protein (At least one base has a quality score < 10) has translation MGRPKRNVLAAAEAALTPPDYLEPNQSLVRVVKPEGNNLYTCELPNGKTLVLELAQRFRNTIWIKRGGFVLAERYEDGKEDTRAEGEIVNVVRDEKAWRKQPYWPNEFVRYTYGQERLRGRIQCR, from the exons ATGGGACGTCCTAAGCGAAATGTTCTCGCGGCCGCAGAGGCTGCATTGACACCTCCTGATTATCTTGAGCCCAACCAGTCTCTCGTTCGCGTTGTCAAGCCTGAAGGAAACAACCTCTACACGTGTGAGCTTCCAAACGGCAAAACCCTTGTACTGGAACTGGCCCAGCGATTTCGAAACACCATTTGGATCAAGCGCGGCGGGTTTGTTTTGGCTGAACGATACGAAGATGGCAAGGAGGACACTCGGGCAGAGGGAGAAATTGTAAATGTTGTCCGTGATGAGAAGGCTTGGCGCAAACAGCCATATTG GCCCAATGAGTTCGTCAGATATACATACGGACAGGAGCGACTCCGAGGACGAATCCAATGTCGGTAA
- a CDS encoding dolichyl-P-Man:Man(5)GlcNAc(2)-PP-dolichyl mannosyltransferase (At least one base has a quality score < 10) — translation MPESASGTLSQGVRFLRNVLNGRHALSKLIPIALWLVDALGCGLIIWKIPYTEIDWVAYMQQISQFVSGERDYTKMEGDTGPLVYPAAHVYTYTGLYYITDKGTNILLAQQIFAVLYMATLAVVMLCYWKAKVPPYMFIFLIASKRLHSLFVLRCFNDCFAVFFLWLTIFLFQRRQWTVGSLVYSWGLGIKMSLLLVLPAIGVILFLGRGLWPSLRLAWLMAQIQFAIGLPFITKNPRGYAARAFELSRQFQFKWTVNWRMLGEEVFLSKYFALSLLACHILVLLIFISKRWIQPTGRSLYDLIPSFLRLKSPFTMQEQLRISHYVTPEYAMTTMLTANLIGLLFARSLHYQFYAYLAWATPYLLWRATEDPVIVAIIWAAQEWAWNVYPSTTSAQPSAVKRAVPATAAQVGDV, via the exons ATGCCAGAATCTGCATCTGGCACCCTGAGTCAGGGCGTGCGCTTCCTAAGAAACGTCCTCAATGGCCGCCATGCgctctccaagctcatccCCATCGCGCTCTGGCTGGTCGACGCGCTTGGTTGTGGCTTGATCATATGGAAGATCCCAT ATACCGAGATCGACTGGGTTGCGTACATGCAGCAGATTTCGCAGTTTGTATCGGGCGAGAGAGACTATACCAAGATGGAGGGCGACACTGGTCCTTTGGTGTATCCAGCAGCGCATGTCTACACTTACACGGGACTTTACTACATCACGGACAAGGGGACAAACATTCTTCTGGCGCAGCAAATATTTGCTGTGTTATATATGGCTACGTTGGCAGTGGTGATGCTCTGCTACTGGAAAGCCAAA GTCCCTCCGTACATGTTCATCTTCCTAATCGCCTCGAAACGACTACATAGCCTCTTCGTCCTACGATGTTTCAACGACTGCTTCGCCGTTTTCTTCCTATGGCTAAccatctttcttttccaaCGCCGACAATGGACCGTTGGAAGTCTAGTATATTCTTGGGGTCTTGGAATCAAGATGTCGCTACTACTGGTTCTACCTGCTATTGGCGTCATCCTTTTTCTGGGTAGAGGGTTATGGCCTAGCCTTCGTCTCGCATGGCTCATGGCTCAGATTCAGTTCGCCATTGGACTTCCGTTTATCACTAAGAACCCTCGTGGGTATGCGGCTCGGGCTTTTGAACTATCACGACAGTTTCAATTCAAGTGGACGGTCAACTGGCGCATGCTGGGCGAGGAAGTTTTCCTCAGCAAGTATTTTGCTCTATCTCTTCTGGCCTGCCATATTCTGGTGctcttgatcttcatctccaagagATGGATCCAACCAACTGGACGGTCGCTCTACGACCTGATACCCTCCTTCTTGCGACTCAAGTCCCCGTTTACCATGCAGGAACAGCTTCGCATTTCTCACTACGTCACCCCTGAGTACGCCATGACAACGATGCTCACTGCCAACCTCATTGGTCTGCTGTTCGCTCGGTCACTGCACTACCAGTTCTATGCCTATCTCGCCTGGGCAACACCCTATCTCCTCTGGCGAGCCACCGAAGACCCCGTCATCGTGGCAATTATCTGGGCCGCGCAGGAATGGGCTTGGAATGTATACCCAAGCACGACCTCAGCTCAACCATCCGCTGTGAA ACGTGCCGTTCCCGCTACCGCAGCCCAAGTCGGGGACGTTTGA
- a CDS encoding D-amino-acid oxidase — protein sequence MPGDYDIEYASPFAGANVCPMATRERSRWERRTWVEFKKLCEQVPEAGIHFQKCHIQRRKKDAEAAKNQTFPDALFMEEPWYKEIFEDFREQNPDEVTRGYDSGCEFTSVCINTAIYLPWLVGQCLKNGVVFKRGILTDISEAKKLSHTGNVPNIIVNATGLGSLKLGGVKDETMAPARGQIVLVRNESTPMLITSGVEDGGADVMYLMQRAAGGGTILGGTYDIGNWESQPDPNIAQRIMQRIVEARPEVADGKGVKGLSVIRHAVGLRPWRRDGLRLEEEKLDDETWIVHNYGHSGWGYQGSYGCAEGVVDIVDKVGKAAKSKL from the exons ATGCCCGGTGACTATGATATTGAATATGCCTCGCCATTTGCTGGTGCCAACGTCTGCCC TATGGCCACACGAGAAAGAAGCAGATGGGAACGTCGAACATGGGTAGAGTTCAAGAAACTGTGCGAACAAGTCCCCGAGGCGGGCATTCACTTCCAAA AGTGCCACATTCAAAGACGAAAGAAGGACGCAGAAGCAGCAAAGAACCAAACATTCCCTGATGCACTCTTCATGGAAGAGCCCTGGTATAAGGAGATCTTTGAGGATTTCCGAGAACAGAACCCTGATGAAGTCACTCGCGGCTACGACTCAGGCTGCGAATTCACATCTGTCTGCATCAATACCGCCATCTACCTTCCCTGGCTCGTCGGTCAATGTCTGAAAAACGGCGTGGTCTTCAAGAGAGGTATCCTGACCGATATCAGCGAGGCCAAGAAACTGAGCCACACGGGCAACGTTCCcaacatcatcgtcaacgcGACAGGCCTAGGCTCCTTGAAGCTGGGTGGTGTCAAGGATGAGACTATGGCGCCTGCACGCGGACAGATTGTGCTGGTGCGCAACGAGAGCACACCCATGCTTATCACATCTGGAGTTGAGGATGGCGGTGCCGATGTCATGTACCTCATGCAGCGAGCAGCTGGTGGTGGCACAATCTTGGGTGGAACTTACGATATCGGCAACTGGGAGTCTCAACCAGACCCCAATATCGCCCAACGTATCATGCAGCGCATCGTTGAGGCACGCCCTGAGGTCGCTGATGGTAAGGGAGTTAAGGGACTGAGTGTGATTCGACACGCTGTTGGACTGCGTCCTTGGAGACGAGATGGACTCCGacttgaggaggagaagttAGACGATGAGACGTGGATCGTGCACAACTATGGCCACTCTGGCTGGGGATATCAAGGCTCATATGGCTGCGCTGAGGGTGTAGTTGATATTGTTGACAAGGTTGGCAAAGCTGCCAAGTCTAAGCTGTAG
- a CDS encoding D-amino-acid oxidase, with product MANTIVVVGAGVSGLTSAYLLSKNKGNKITVVGKHMPGDYDIEYASPFAGANVCPMATRERSRWERRTWVEFKKLCEQVPEAGIHFQKCHIQRRKKDAEAAKNQTFPDALFMEEPWYKEIFEDFREQNPDEVTRGYDSGCEFTSVCINTAIYLPWLVGQCLKNGVVFKRGILTDISEAKKLSHTGNVPNIIVNATGLGSLKLGGVKDETMAPARGQIVLVRNESTPMLITSGVEDGGADVMYLMQRAAGGGTILGGTYDIGNWESQPDPNIAQRIMQRIVEARPEVADGKGVKGLSVIRHAVGLRPWRRDGLRLEEEKLDDETWIVHNYGHSGWGYQGSYGCAEGVVDIVDKVGKAAKSKL from the exons ATGGCGAACACAATCGTCGTCGTTGG TGCTGGTGTTTCTGGCTTGACGTCCGCCTACCTCCTttccaagaacaagggcaACAAGATCACTGTCGTGGGCAAGCATATGCCCGGTGACTATGATATTGAATATGCCTCGCCATTTGCTGGTGCCAACGTCTGCCC TATGGCCACACGAGAAAGAAGCAGATGGGAACGTCGAACATGGGTAGAGTTCAAGAAACTGTGCGAACAAGTCCCCGAGGCGGGCATTCACTTCCAAA AGTGCCACATTCAAAGACGAAAGAAGGACGCAGAAGCAGCAAAGAACCAAACATTCCCTGATGCACTCTTCATGGAAGAGCCCTGGTATAAGGAGATCTTTGAGGATTTCCGAGAACAGAACCCTGATGAAGTCACTCGCGGCTACGACTCAGGCTGCGAATTCACATCTGTCTGCATCAATACCGCCATCTACCTTCCCTGGCTCGTCGGTCAATGTCTGAAAAACGGCGTGGTCTTCAAGAGAGGTATCCTGACCGATATCAGCGAGGCCAAGAAACTGAGCCACACGGGCAACGTTCCcaacatcatcgtcaacgcGACAGGCCTAGGCTCCTTGAAGCTGGGTGGTGTCAAGGATGAGACTATGGCGCCTGCACGCGGACAGATTGTGCTGGTGCGCAACGAGAGCACACCCATGCTTATCACATCTGGAGTTGAGGATGGCGGTGCCGATGTCATGTACCTCATGCAGCGAGCAGCTGGTGGTGGCACAATCTTGGGTGGAACTTACGATATCGGCAACTGGGAGTCTCAACCAGACCCCAATATCGCCCAACGTATCATGCAGCGCATCGTTGAGGCACGCCCTGAGGTCGCTGATGGTAAGGGAGTTAAGGGACTGAGTGTGATTCGACACGCTGTTGGACTGCGTCCTTGGAGACGAGATGGACTCCGacttgaggaggagaagttAGACGATGAGACGTGGATCGTGCACAACTATGGCCACTCTGGCTGGGGATATCAAGGCTCATATGGCTGCGCTGAGGGTGTAGTTGATATTGTTGACAAGGTTGGCAAAGCTGCCAAGTCTAAGCTGTAG
- a CDS encoding thioredoxin 1, with product MSSPFRLMRPVAQAARSGAVTFAARPFHSTAARFAVQDIKTTKEFKDLVSTTDKAVLIDCFATWCGPCKAISPILNKLSEEKALSDNIQFVKFDVDELPDLTAELGVRAMPTFFVFKNGSKVDELVGANPQALQSMLAKHVA from the exons ATGTCCTCTCCCTTCCGTCTTATGCGACCTGTCGCCCAGGCTGCTCGATCTGGCGCTGTGACTTTCGCTGCCCGGCCATTCCATAGCACGGCTGCTCGATTCGCTGTGCAGGATATCAAGAC AACGAAAGAGTTTAAGGACCTTGTTTCCACAACAGACAAGGCTGTTCTTATCGACTGCTTCGCTACATGGTGCGGTCCTTGCAAGGCCATCTCTCCCATCCTCAACAA GCTCTCGGAAGAGAAGGCTCTTTCAGACAACATCCAATTCGTCAAGTTTGACGTCGATGAGCTCCCCGACCTGACCGCCGAGCTCGGCGTTCGCGCTATGCCAActttcttcgtcttcaagaATGGAAGcaaggttgatgagttggTCGGTGCTAACCCTCAGGCTCTCCAGTCGATGCTGGCCAAGCATGTTGCATAA